The Triticum aestivum cultivar Chinese Spring chromosome 7B, IWGSC CS RefSeq v2.1, whole genome shotgun sequence genome window below encodes:
- the LOC123159320 gene encoding MADS-box transcription factor 34-like: protein MARKKVTLRYILDKKSRCSTSKKRREGLRKKAEELAIMCNAKACVLVYGEGEAVPQVFPSPAEAVPILNRYKNMPEGNFKKTVNHEGFLNQHFDKLQAKGHKLQGVCEDNETRILLHKAMLRSNLSSLDGLNIEDLTNVGRKLEVILQSMGERITKISGQPPLFQPQEPYITNTMDMGSPAMYHTPPPAPYVTDYMHMKSPSTYQAPPPAPYITHNMDMGSSMMYPAASPVPYGTSGMDMGPPMMFKAPPQQQEDSLHMMRYGGDLNALVYSGHNSSGHNDTNTSIVFHSGDIHPKRSFEVGFGWQFGGADPEASSSSPFPPITLPKQSVRHSETTGKAYPTRNAKGAMENEVLNGLFNNITWDVASNSKHVIPPCFTNCKRACLKHGEGIYLVKC, encoded by the exons ATGGCTCGCAAGAAGGTGACCCTCCGGTACATCCTCGATAAAAAGTCTAGATGTAGTACTTCAAAGAAGCGGCGTGAGGGCCTACGAAAGAAGGCGGAGGAGTTGGCCATCATGTGCAACGCCAAGGCATGTGTGCTAGTATATGGCGAGGGTGAGGCGGTACCGCAGGTGTTCCCGTCCCCCGCTGAGGCGGTGCCTATCCTGAACCGGTATAAGAATATGCcggaggggaacttcaagaagacggTGAATCATGAAGGCTTTCTCAACCAACATTTTGACAAGCTCCAGGCCAAGGGCCACAAGCTCCAGGGCGTCTGTGAAGACAACGAGACCAGAATCCTCCTGCACAAGGCCATGCTTAGAAGCAACCTCTCGAGCCTTGATGGCCTCAACATCGAGGATCTCACCAATGTTGGCCGAAAGCTAGAGGTGATCCTCCAGAGCATGGGGGAAAGAATCACAAAAATTAGCGGCCAACCACCTCTCTTCCAGCCCCAGGAGCCATACATCACCAACACCATGGACATGGGGTCTCCAGCAATGTATCACACGCCACCGCCAGCTCCATACGTCACCGACTACATGCACATGAAGTCTCCGTCGACTTATCAGGCACCACCACCAGCTCCATACATCACTCACAACATGGACATGGGGTCTTCGATGATGTATCCGGCAGCATCACCAGTTCCCTATGGCACTAGTGGCATGGATATGGGGCCTCCCATGATGTTTAAGGCTCCGCCGCAACAACAAGAGGATTCACTTCACATGATGAGGTATGGAGGAGACCTCAACGCCCTGGTCTATAGTGGCCACAATTCTAGTGGCCATAATGACACCAACACAAGCATTGTCTTCCATAGTGGTGATATTCACCCGAAGAGGTCGTTTGAGGTGGGGTTCGGTTGGCAGTTCGGTGGCGCTGATCCTGAAGCTTCTTCTTCAAGTCCTTTCCCCCCAAT CACATTACCGAAGCAATCCGTGAGGCATTCGGAGACCACTGGAAAGGCGTATCCGACAAGAAATGCTAAAGGGGCAATGGAAAATGAGGTTCTCAATGGTCTCTTCAACAACATTACATGGGAT GTGGCATCCAATTCTAAACATGTAATCCCTCCATGTTTTACAAACTGCAAACGGGCATGCCTAAAGCATGGAGAAG GTATTTATCTTGTGAAATGCTAG